The Caretta caretta isolate rCarCar2 chromosome 5, rCarCar1.hap1, whole genome shotgun sequence genome contains a region encoding:
- the LOC125637240 gene encoding uncharacterized protein LOC125637240, translating into MQSSSAQVTMMESQNRKRAPAWTEREVRDLIAVWGEESVLSELCSSFRNVKTFVKISQGMKDRGHNRDPKQCRMKLKELRQAYQKTREANGRSGSEPQTCRFYDELHAILGGSATTTPAVLFDSFSGDGGNTEAGFGDEEEDSSQQASRETGFPNSQELFLTLDLEPVPPEPTQGCLLDPAGGEGTSAACISMITGSSPSQRLVKLRKKKKRTRDEMFSELMLSSHTDRAQTNAWRQIMSECRKAQNDQEERWRAEESKWRAEERAAAQMWRQRDERRQDSMLRLLADQISMLQCMVELQQRQLEHRLPLQPLCNQPPSSPSSIASTPRRPRTRWGGLRPTSHSTTEDCPKKRRLSFNKF; encoded by the exons atgcagagctcatcagcacaggtgaccatgatggagtcccagaatcgcaaaagagctccagcatggactgaacgggaggtacgggatctgatcgctgtttggggagaggaatccgtgctatcagaactctgttccagttttcgaaatgtcaaaacctttgtcaaaatctcccagggcatgaaggacagaggccataacagggacccgaagcagtgccgcatgaaactgaaggagctgaggcaagcctaccagaaaaccagagaggcgaacggccgctccgggtcagagccccaaacatgccgcttctatgatgagctgcatgccattttagggggttcagccaccactaccccagccgtgttgtttgactccttcagtggagatggaggcaatacggaagcaggttttggggacgaagaagaagatagctcacagcaagcaagcagagaaaccggttttcccaacagccaggaactgtttctcaccctggacctggagccagtaccccccgaacccacccaaggctgcctcctggacccagcaggcggagaagggacctctg ctgcatgtatttcaatgatcacaggatcttctccttcccagaggctagtgaagcttagaaagaaaaaaaaacgcactcgcgatgaaatgttctctgagctcatgctgtcctcccacactgacagagcacagacgaatgcgtggaggcaaataatgtcagagtgcaggaaagcacaaaatgaccaggaggagaggtggcgggctgaagagagtaagtggcgggctgaagagagggctgcagctcaaatgtggcggcagcgtgatgagaggaggcaggattcaatgctgaggctgctggcggaccaaatcagtatgctccagtgtatggttgagctgcagcaaaggcagctggagcacagactgccactgcagcccctctgtaaccaaccgccctcctccccaagttccatagcctccacacccagacgcccaagaacgcggtgggggggcctccggccaaccagccactccaccacagaggattgcccaaaaaaaagaaggctgtcattcaataaattttaa